In the Puntigrus tetrazona isolate hp1 chromosome 19, ASM1883169v1, whole genome shotgun sequence genome, CCGCTACTATGAACAGCATAGCATAGAATTGCCAGTACTGCATAGCGGTGAGTACCGTCCCACTTCAAGCACTGCACAACTAATATGATTTGATAAGTATTCTTAAACCACTTGGTGTAAGTCCGGTATGAACGTTTGACCATCACTGGCAATTCTTGTATCATCGTTGTTCCTGCTGCTGGCAGCACATGAGAATGTTGTAGGCGAAATCAGTCGTTAAccagttttgcattttttgtttttgtttttttgtgtttttgcttttttcccctcagtcATTTCTGTAGCCAGACACCCAGGGATATACGTCAAAGCTGTCAGCGACCACCAGGGAAGTTCCTCAGTCATTTGCGGCCTCAGTTGTCAAGTTTAGAGGAAGAAGCCTTTCAATTGAAGAAGCCTTGTCTTGTTCCACCAATTTTTCTCATACGAATCTTCTGGTGGATGGATCGTGACTTTGAGATGTCAGGCGTCATAAGAGGTGTGGTTTGAATACTCATCaagccatttaattttttcaaagatttttaCTACCAGAATTAGGCgtcttcatttaaaattgaaaaaacctttttacaattcattcatatttttttacatttgtattattttaaagaatgatgACTCTCTGCAGGCACTTTTGTATTACGTACATCTGGCCACCAAAATCTTAAATACTTGAAAATACTTGAATAGATAAATATACAGTTTCACATTTAGCAGCCAGAAATACATAATCTCCATTCAAACACACTCTCTAGGAAACTGGAACCACCCTTGAAACAGTTGTTACAGAgtataaaacatacaaagatAGCATTTAAACCATCGATAAGATGAGACAAACCCGCTGATTTACTCTGTGCACTTTTGGATGAAACGTGATGGCACATCTCATCCAACTGTGGTTTttctgatttgaaaaaaaaagacattatacAGGTTGTACGTCTATTGAGATGTACCTGAAGAACGCTAGTATAGCTTTTGTGAAACTACGCATCACTGTGTGAAGCTGTTTTGGTACCTGATGGTGTTGTTTCAGTGGTGGTCCTGCTCTCTTCTCTCAACTCTCCATCTTTCATGGCTACATTCATTTTTCTGACTTCCAGTAAATCCTGCACAGGATTGGGTCAAGATATTAAATGccacatgcaataaaaaataagtgaaaagctttttttctttgacaaagcatatttgcatttatttaattaaaattaaatagttttaacaaTTATAATTTGTCCAGATTACGTTGtagcaatgcatgttactaataaaaacttaaggtttaatatatgtatggtatgacatttacaaaatattttcattaaacatgatgtttaattaacatcctaatgatttttggcatcaaaaatctatcattttgagccacacaatgtatttttggctatttctacaaatatacccaagTGACTTAAGACTGTTTTTGTGATacagggtcacacacacacacacacacacacacacacacacacacacacacacacacacacacacgcacatacacacatatgtaataaaatagtttaaaacaatACCATTTTTTCAGCCATGTATGAAGACTGTCCTTTATTGTATCTGTAAACAAGATGTAGAGCTTCAACTATGGTTACAAACTTTGCAAATATAGGCCTAGTTAATATTGTATGTCATAATAAATGaccatttacattaaaatattacattttatagccTACATAGTTAACTAGTCTGTTACTGCCGTAAGTTCACTGTTAGAAACCGtcaaatgcatttgatttataattatacatgGAAAGATAACAAATCTGCTCAGTCCAAAATCCACCGATGACCCAGAAATTATATattgaaacattattttgtcaaaaaagtTAGCCAGAATagtaaaatgtctttacttCCTAGTTATAGTATATAGGTAGGGTGAAATGCCTTGGACATTTTTTGCCTTTTAGACTTTTAGACAATTCACTCTACTATAACTCAATGTCACACCATTAAATTCCTGTTTACACATCTATACAATGCTATTCTACCTATCgttttttcaaaacatcatttaaatcCAAATAATAGATAGGTAATGAAACTAGTGATTTTCGACAACCTACCTGCTCGTCGAATGCATTCTAATGAGAGCGTATAAGCCACGCCTCttttatttcctgtcacaaaGTTTCGTCTTCATAGACTACACTTGCATTCATGAGATTTTTCCCGGAATCAAAATGACACgaattaaaagctttttttcccccctccaaCATAGCTTGTGTTTTCTAAAAAGCGGGAAGCGAtcgaatcttttttttttttgtcttggaccaataaaaataatgaagtagcctatattataaaataaaatatgattgagTAAGAAAAGATGACCAGATAACTCTATTGCATACTTAAAACAAACGTGTTTACACGGGATAAGCTAAAAACGGGATTTGTAAATTGTGTGCTTTAGAATACCGTGCAATGCTTAAGTTTCCCTTTCTCGAGAAACGAAACTTAGCTTTTTATTGCAGAGGAAGTCCTCGCTTTCGAGCAGCACGGGAGCGCGCCCTGTATTAACGCGGGAGTACATCACAACATATTTTGGacttgattttgatttaaaagttCTTTTCTTCGGCTTGTCTTGTTATAACCACAGAAAACACATCCCACGTGATTCTCCAACCCCGTAACACTTCAACAATGCAGTGCGTAACAGGGTGGACAGCTATGAATCACAAAACCGCCTAGAAAAGAATAACAAACCAATAtaagatttaacattttttaagaaGTTTAATAGATGTGTAAAATATGACACATTCACGTCCAGTATAATCGAACACTATCTTATAAACCTGTtaacatttgctttaaaaaaaaaaaaataaaaataaaaataaattataaataattggtTGTCCATTCTTCCAGGCAGTTGTAACAGTCCCTCTGCTGCTTCGCATTTGCCCCACATGAGTCTTTAAGCCAGCTCTTAAACTTCTGCTCGTCCTTGTTCAGGACCAGGAAATGGCCCAGGACGTCTTGCGCTCTTAATATACCCCTGTTCTGCAATCGTCCACCCAGCACGCGACCAATTCGTACACAAATTTATTCCCCATTGGCTCAGAACAGAAACTCCTGTGTTTCTGAGACGTTGTCATTGCAGTGAATTGTGGGTCAGCAGTGGCATTTGCTGCAACGCCTGccagagagaaaacaaacaagatgaGCGAGAtctgtagatatatatatatatatatatatatatatatatatatatatatatatatatatatatatatatatatatatatatatatatatatatatatatatacagcatacaAGTTGATATAAATTACTATTAGAAAGATGATAAAGTAAGATTTCTATAGACTATTCTGTTAAGTATATTCCCAATggtttaacatgcatttaaatctatattttaatataatttaaataattagaattttGATACATGAAGCATATTGAGTTAAATCACACCTGCTTTCTCCACTGCTACAAAATCAATAGTTTTATCCTTAAAAAATGCTACTTAATAATTCAGATACACGCTCACCGAGTGTTTACCACACTTGTACAAATTTGTTTCCTGCCTATGCTGCTTTGAATTTCTTTTGGTTTGACGTAATGCCGACACACCTACGTGAACAGACCATATATAGAGTTCCAgtgaaaacaaaataaggtCGTCacaatgaatatacacagtctGACTGAAATAGCAGCGTGTTAGAAAAGACACCATTTAAATGCATGAGTTTTTTTCACAACAGTACCAGAGGCGGAATATTTTATTAGCactgaatttgtatttaaaataaacatggttTATTAACAAAACGTTATAAGTTGCTGATTATGATTCCATTTCCAGTTAAACGGCGAAAAACGGATAGGCTACAGAAAGCGAGCGATTTGTGGAGCGAGTTTAGGCACTATCGTTATTATAATCACTGAAGCTGTACATACATCTGTACTTTATGAAGTTTATGAAGAGAAAATTAGCAAGCCCAGAATTTATTCACCTGATTTTTAGCAATGACTCACCTCAATGCTAATGATTGGCCATTGCATTCATAAACTCAACAGAATAGTGGGCGATTGGTTACAATGCGCAACGCTGTATCAcgtgttaaaaagaaatacgaTGCATCTTGAGAACTATTTCAGTTTgctatcaattttttttttttttgctctatttttaaaataatttgatgttTGGCTGGTTCAACACTTGGTTTGCTATTGttttaaaggtgatttaaaacttaaggctttttttttttatagcaaaacCAGAGAGGTGGCGATAAATGAATGAGCAGTCGTGAATATAGgttatattaatatagtaatattttttttgtaacccaTTATTATATCATTCGAGCATTTCCACAAGCCTGCCGAACTAGGAAGGGGGAAACACATGCATGGATAGACTATAATCATGTTATATTGAAttgaacaaatgaaaacaagactTTGTAACAGCACTGTATAAAGGCTTTAGCAGTGAGTGAGAACCAGTGAAACACAATAAGACTGTCAAAaggtatatacataatacacgtCTTTTCATGCGAACGTACTGTAGttgtttcagattaaaaaaaaagttcaactgcgcagttattttgaatttatttcagcacttttgtttgtcaaagaaaaaaaaaatcatattgtaatgttttctcttttatataagtacatacataaacatcaaCAGTCATCAGGTATAAAGAAAGCAACGGTGTTGTATAGCTTATAGATATCAAACCAGTGGTAAGAATGCCATGCTAAGGGTTCTTCAATTCAACCagacatgaatgaaaatgttcttTCTAAGCTTTGATTTAAAAGCAGCAGTGCATTAGACTACAGTTGTTGACTCTGTAAATCAACAGTTATTCAAGTACAGCGTAATACTGTGAGGAGGACAGAGCTTTTAACAAGGGTTATCTGTGCACTCTGTATTGCTACGTGGAATATTTGAAACATATACTGATGTTTCACTGGTTCAACACTTGGTTTGCTATCATTGTTTACGGTCGTTTAAAATCTGATGCCGTTTAACCAAAACCAGAGACAGGTGGAAATAAACTAACAGGTACTAGCAAacaatcaaaagtaaaaaaaattatattattcaagCTTTGCAATAAGCCCATTTGACTAGGAATCGAAAAACACAGGCCTTAAGAGACCCTAAACAAGCTAGACACCATATTGAATTTAACACGACTCAAGTCTTTATGATGGCACTGTATAGAGGTTAGATCACGGAATTCCTGCAACTTAATTGTTTTACAGTTCTtatctcgtttttttttttttttttcacgttttgTCAGCTGAATAATTGCTATGTTGTTAAACAACAGTAGAATCCATTGAACTATTGTTTTCATTCCTGTCAAAGATTAAATATACAGGTCTCCTGGCCATAAAACCGGGGAAATAAACtggtaaaaactaaaactatcaagagtatataagaaaataaatctgcGCGCTTTTAAACTATGTATTTCCTATGCATAGCTCTTTAAAAAATAGCTCCCGTTGATGCTCGACGTTAATGCTCGTACTCTTGCAATTAAATGgagtttgatcatttttaaagctCATCTTCGATTTTATTGTTCAGAGTGTTGCCGTTGATCAAATGTCTCAACCCAAATTAGGACGGTCACAAAATAAGATGGAAGATAAGCTCCAACAAAATAAGACGTAACACTACTAGCAGTAGCAATCCTATTTGTTTCTATTGTGCATCTTCCATTTTATTTGCTGCGGATAAACGAGCCTGGGAATTAGGGCTTATAAAGTACATTTCTTTGACTTATTTCAAGACGCAAGAACAACTGGTTGAGATACatgatatatacagtacatttttttctagTATGTTAAAGCCAAAGGGCAAAAAGTGCAGGGTTACAAGGTTAGTGGGGAGTTCCAGAGCCACGGCTATTTACCTGCACCTCAAAACCCTGAGCTACTCGTTCATCCTTCACTAAAAtcacagtgcattaaatataatggACTCTGAAAACTGAAATTTATAGGTAATGCAGTTTTAGATATCGTAAGtctctattttaaatgaaaacatactcTATGCACTTTCAGTTACATTCTAAGCAAATTTATACCGTAAATTAGTCTCGATGTGCCACGAAGTCTCTGATCTGCCAGACGAACGCATTTCACAAAGTCTGATATACGGAAAGACTGCAGGAccgaaaaacaaaatgaagttCAAAATATGAGCCAAAGTTTTGTATACCTGCTGCCGCGCAATTTCTTGaaagttaataaatacaatacccCAGAACccttcgaaaaaaaaaaagacctcctGTCATGTTAGAGACAGTAGTAACATTTGTACGgtgtagcaaaaataaaatccacaaaatgtttcaaacagAACAAATATATGAGCATTAAGCATGAGCAGGCGTATAATTGATTCACAAATCCCAGATTCAAACTAAAAGACAAAGACTTGTGGCAAGCGGGAAACTTCTGGAGGAAGAGGGTTATTCCGTATCGACCCGGTCCGGGTTGCTGAGTTCTCGCGAAAGTGAAGGagaaaacaaaatgtgcttGTACAGCAGATATTATTTTCACAATGGTCATAGAGTCTCTTGTCAGAAGGATGTGTCTGTGTATCAAATAAGCATTCATACTCTACTTGAGTTGCAGCACATCTTAAGTCTGTGATGAATTGCGAGCAAGTGTGTCAATGAGGGGTTATTTCTCCACTTGAGACTGTTTATTcgtgagaatgtttttttttttgtcactgtgATGTAGTTTCACTGATTTCCAGGCCGTGCTGTTGTAGTTGAGCTATGAGCAGTGCGTTGTCATTCTTCAGGTCTTCAATCTGCGGGACAACGGACATTCATCATCTTACCATTTGCCCAATCAGACTTGATCAGTAAAACACAGAACGTCTCATATATTTACTACTTAGGGAGGGTTTACACCTGCCATCTGTTTTGACaggaaaaagttgaaaaagagcgcctttttaataataataataaaaaagctggCAATACTGCAGCCTAGCACTGTTTTTTTATACTAGACAGAATTTTGTGGTCATGTCATACAACTCCTTGTGCTGTGAAAGGCACTTTTCCTGAAAAGTTTGAAAAGACGCCAGGGCAGACGTTTTAAAAAGAGCTCAGGGCTCTCTCAAAATAGACACCAAGTATAAACATAGCCTTAGGATACATCTCTTGAggtattttttcccctcaaggACATCACACAATATCATAATTTGTCATCCATGTTTTAATTGAATCTCTTTACACTCTTTTGCAGCACTTTATTTGCCAAAAAAGGAAAGTAACTAGTGAAAAGTCGTGTGGTTTGACTTTGTGGCCCCACTGTATATTCTACAAAACTCCCACCAACAGAAATACCTGTTGTCTTAGTAGCTCATTGTCCACTTGTATTCTCTCCACCTCCTTGTAGCTCTCCTGCAACCTCTGGTTAGTCTGTCGGAGTTCTCTAATGTAGTCGCATGCTTTAGACAGGATGCCTCCTTTACTCTAGAGAGGAGGACAAGTAGTTCATTAACATTAGCAGGTGTAAAGTACAACAGGACCTGGTGCTATGTAAGTTACTTACCGCTCCTGTTTTGGTATTGTCCATATTGCAGTCTGGGATGATTTTAGACAGCGTGACAATCCAGTTGTTGATTTTGTCTCTTCTTCTCCTTTCCACTgcaaaatcagcaaaaaagCAATATAGAAGCAGTCCAGACTGAGCTACTTCTGTTTTACACACtgaattacttttgtttttatagtcgATATGAAATCCAAATCCATTTTCTTTTCCTAACGCATGCTCCTGGTTCATGAAGGAGTTATCTGTGTATGTTACATGTCtttacagtgttttatgaaAGTGTGATAACGTCCACCATTTCCACACTCCATCTCCACATTACAGTTCAATCAATTTCTGATGGACAATGTTCCAGTTCTACATTTTTCGAGTTTAgcttcattttgactttttcaaatgcatttacatcAGAAAAAGTTGTTCACTGAAACCGTACATATTCTGAGCTCTAAAAACACACGTATAAGTTCACCTTCATTGTGCTGTGCTCTCCTTCTCTCGTCACGAGGCGCCCGGGGGCCATCAATCTTCCTGCGCAAGTAagagagacaaaagaaaaacaggagaCTTGTGTTAGCTTGTTCTACTGCACCAATAAACTACCAAAAACACCAATTGAACCTGCACGAcacaacatttgaaaacaaatatttcctCCGGCCGTTTACTGATATAACAACAGTTCATTATCGAGTCAAATTTTAGTCTGGTCAATTCGATTTCACCCAAAGGTTTGCTTAAATCTGGACAAATAGTTGAGCCTAAATGCAACAAATACCCTTTGATTTTTCCTCATTTCGGTTTTTAGAGGCTGGAACCGATTCAACTGATGTCTTCCGAACATGAAGAAAACTCAAACACCAGTAAACACATCTATAGTATTCATACAGTACTGAATTAAAGCAATTGTTCAACCAAAAATCGAAATTTCTTTTCAATTTAACCACCAACAAGCATTTAGCATTACATTTCTCACTCACcagtgcagtgaatgggtgccgtaaATATAAGTCAGCTGAtgaaagcaaaacaataatccacaagacGTTAACtgttgtgtggattacttgtgaatgactgcaatgtttttatttgactgttggaatttattctgacggcacccattcactgcagaggatccatctACATCTTAGATGGCTTGGGGGCGAGTAAATtttcatgaaaattaaatttctaGTTgaacatttcctttaaaaagcCAGCTGCTCAACAGCGGCAGTATCTAGAGAAATACAATCTGGCAGCTGAAAGGGGGTGGGGATGTAAAAGGTCTTCCTCACCAGTCTGATCTGCTGTGTTGAAGAGTCTCACGTTCACCAAGGTCTCTGGGGATGGCAGGCAAGTGGGACAAATTTTTTCGGTTGTTTTTCTGACTGCACTTGATTGGACAATACTTTGCATATTCATATGTAaaatcattgcattttaaaattaatgccACACTCTCGATTTGAGacgtttttttaaaggaaaattaaTAGGGATTTGATTTGAAATTCCATTCTTGTTGTTCtgcaaacaaattaatttggGGGAACGTGAAGGGATCAAATCATTATGTACATAGCACTGGGATCAAAAGGGAGGACTGGGCTGTGCAGACTGGGAAAACTTATGGATGTTGACCCATGATCACACTTACGTAGAGTACGTGTGTGTACGAGGGGCGATGGTCCGTGGTGTTCCGGTCTGCAAAACATCTGGTGGACTCATCATCACGTAAAACTGACCTGGGGTtaacaaaaaaggaaatttaGTTGAGGAATAAAGTTAAGGAAACACTGTACGtgtaaaaaaaagcagattaaCATGCTAACGATTTTAACATCTATTATGCAATAATACTTCGCAAATGCTATGAAATCAATGGGGACCATAAACTGTTCAATAACCAGCAATTTTCTAAACATCTTTTACGtttgacataaaaaagaaactcaACCAGGTTTGGAAcgtgggtgaactatttctttaagccAACAGCATGCATCGCCATCCGTGTTACACTATTTTTGCTATTAACGGCTTAATTATAAACCgactgaaacatttttatttgtctttgacATGTACACTTTAATGTGTCTTCCGTCGGATTGTAGAATATGCAGGAAAAGCAGTTACAGGAAAGCAGCTTTGCAGCAGATTTAAGTAGATACGGCCACAGTGAGTATTTTGCAGCGGGCAGAGATGATATTAAAAATTCTGAATCATTTCAGACCAAAGAAATTCTAAAACATATGCATGTGAGACTGACCTCCAGCCTGTGTGAGGGTCGGATCAGACGTGGCCTGCACCGAGACAGCTGTACCGTCACTGACAGTTGCTGCTGGGAAGTAGGCGAAGCGTGTTTCCCCCCCCACTGTTTCCCCCGCTGGACTGCCTCCATTACTGAAAGGGTTCTGGATGACAGcctacagagagacagatgtaGAAATATGAGAGACGTTCATTTCTTGCTTTTCTCCAAGCTTCCGTCCAGTCCGCTCCATACACACCTGTGCTACTGCTTGCTGTGCGCCCGCAAAGGTGGCTGCGGACACTACACTGACTGCTGCTCCTCCATCTCCCGCTGCCTCCAAATGGTCCTCTGTCACCTGGACCACGCGATACGTCACCTGTGTCAGGACAGAACACAAAGGGGAACTTTGTAAGGACAATTTGTACATCATTTTATTACGTGGACTTaagtcaaaagcaaaaaaagctaGCATGAATTACCGTGTGAAACTTACTTTCATAGTTTGACATTTCTGAATCACACaggatagatatatatataaaacaagcaGGGCTAGACTTCTTTCTATCATGaatgaaattataataaacagtaaattaCATACTACAAAGTAAGCCTGCAAAAATAATGCCAATACAGCCATATGTCTAGTGCTTAGCATCATCCAATGCCTGAATAATGAtgcaagcaaaaataaaaaagcaatttaagAGGGagcaattgtacttttatttaaggAATATTCAATGTAAACAACAATTTCTTGTTGACTTTAAAGTTATAATAGAGCTATAAAGTGCAGTGCTGTTTTtgttaactatttaaaaaataattttaaaatatattttgttaactGACACAgagtacaataaaatacaaataaatagaaatagaaaaatctTCAAATTTTTTCTAAAACGGGACAGAAATTAAggctaaataacaaaaataaaagcatgtaaacctattaaaacattttaaattttagttaacttattaattactaaaactgaacacacaactgaaaacaaatggtaatttgattttttttttttaattacaataatagaaTATGGAAATCATTTTTAGTTCCACTTAAAGGtatccttgttacagtgtaattatacatttatgtactaaggaatattaataaaatacatgttcttattatattatatagtttgctttttgggttaaaagtatttaaattgtGTGACAATTCTAAATCTAAATCCAATCTAAATGCTAATACACAGTAGATCCACATATAACACTATGCcgatgttgttaacattaataatctGAGATTAAAGTATAacgtataaaaaatatatgagaaTAAAGTATATTATGGCAATGCTTTGTTTCTCAGTCTGACAATTGTTCAGACGACAATACAGACTACagtgaaaattcttatttgggtcatatattccaagacGTAAACACCACTGACCGACAGCTACAAATTCAtctcaaaacattacattcatcCTCGTAGTAGCCGCGCCGCAGTACAGCTCATGTACGAAAGACAACTCCACAAGTAACTGCAATATCAGCTATTCAAACATAGATGCTGACAAAGAGGCAAACCTTACGGATTTAATAGCAATAAACACCACTAAATTCAACAGCAGGCCTAGACTGGCAGGCATGAGAAGCATTATACAGACATTAAAGCATTCCCGGAAAAGCACTCAGCTCATGTTTTATTACAGAGCAACCCCGGTTTGAACCATGACAAGGTCAAAGGTCGTACTGACCTGTCCACCAGTATTCTCTGTCCGGAACTGGTATTGAACATTGTGGTCTGCGAAAGCTGCTGCTTGCTGGACACTCGCTATGGTAACCGCAGCCTGCTCCTCCGCCCCCACCCCCTCTCCTGAGATATGAACCACAAACAAACATTGATGTATGCATCACT is a window encoding:
- the si:dkey-211g8.4 gene encoding LOW QUALITY PROTEIN: barrier-to-autointegration factor (The sequence of the model RefSeq protein was modified relative to this genomic sequence to represent the inferred CDS: inserted 1 base in 1 codon); this encodes MTTSQKHRSFCSEPMGNKFVXRIGRVLGGRLQNRGILRAQDVLGHFLVLNKDEQKFKSWLKDSCGANAKQQRDCYNCLEEWTTNYL
- the usf2 gene encoding upstream stimulatory factor 2 isoform X1 — encoded protein: MDMLDQSLDTSTSHDKQETEEVVQLQEGEGVGAEEQAAVTIASVQQAAAFADHNVQYQFRTENTGGQVTYRVVQVTEDHLEAAGDGGAAVSVVSAATFAGAQQAVAQAVIQNPFSNGGSPAGETVGGETRFAYFPAATVSDGTAVSVQATSDPTLTQAGGQFYVMMSPPDVLQTGTPRTIAPRTHTYSTDLGERETLQHSRSDWKIDGPRAPRDERRRAQHNEVERRRRDKINNWIVTLSKIIPDCNMDNTKTGASKGGILSKACDYIRELRQTNQRLQESYKEVERIQVDNELLRQQIEDLKNDNALLIAQLQQHGLEISETTSQ
- the usf2 gene encoding upstream stimulatory factor 2 isoform X2 encodes the protein MDMLDQSLDTSTSHDKQETEEVVQLQEGEGVGAEEQAAVTIASVQQAAAFADHNVQYQFRTENTGGQVTYRVVQVTEDHLEAAGDGGAAVSVVSAATFAGAQQAVAQAVIQNPFSNGGSPAGETVGGETRFAYFPAATVSDGTAVSVQATSDPTLTQAGGQFYVMMSPPDVLQTGTPRTIAPRTHTYSTKIDGPRAPRDERRRAQHNEVERRRRDKINNWIVTLSKIIPDCNMDNTKTGASKGGILSKACDYIRELRQTNQRLQESYKEVERIQVDNELLRQQIEDLKNDNALLIAQLQQHGLEISETTSQ